A stretch of the Vagococcus xieshaowenii genome encodes the following:
- the pcrA gene encoding DNA helicase PcrA, with translation MLSNHSLLDGMNPKQKEAVKITEGPLLIMAGAGSGKTRVLTHRIAYLIQEKEVNPWNILAITFTNKAAREMKERIAKIVKEDSEAIWVSTFHSMCVRILRRDVDLIGYNSNFTILDSSEQLTLMKRIVKELNVDPKKFEPRAILGKISQAKNELKTAESYDDFQGDYFQGIVAKAYKMYQKELRMNQSMDFDDLIMLTIRLFNEHPDVLKFYQNKFHYIHVDEYQDTNHAQYTLVNMLAARFKNLCVVGDADQSIYGWRGADMQNILDFEKDYPQAKVVLLEQNYRSTKNILEAANNVINNNDNRRKKDLWTENSDGEKITYYRGQTERDEARFIVENIQTLKVQENYTNGDFAVLYRTNAQSRAVEDMFVKSNIPYTMVGGHKFYDRKEIKDIMAYLRLISNPMDSLSFERVVNEPKRGIGATSINKLRDFASIHEWSLLEAATNVDLTNITGKASTELYKFSQLIADCQKMIPYMTVTELVEEILKRSGYSASLVAQNNLEAETRLENLDEFLTVTKEFDKQFVASEEEPDEMKLTLFLNDLALVSDIDNLEEEQQSQVTMMTLHAAKGLEFPVVFLIGMEEGLFPSQRTMDEPEGLEEERRLAYVGITRAERKLFLTNSSSRMLYGRTQTNSPSRFIREINQDLLESEGQGVATYYGGNATTFASQRSTSAPRGFSQRSVPTNTTANRSIYGQRTTKPVSDKKETGGDQADWRLGDKVIHKMWGEGTVVKVNGSRQDLELDVAFPSQGIKRLMAAFAPIKKK, from the coding sequence ATGTTATCAAACCACTCTTTATTAGATGGGATGAATCCCAAACAAAAAGAAGCGGTAAAAATTACCGAAGGGCCGTTATTAATTATGGCGGGCGCGGGTAGTGGTAAGACGCGTGTCTTAACACATCGTATCGCTTATCTTATCCAAGAAAAAGAGGTCAATCCTTGGAATATCTTGGCAATTACCTTTACCAATAAAGCAGCGCGTGAAATGAAAGAGCGTATTGCCAAAATTGTGAAGGAAGACAGTGAGGCTATTTGGGTCTCAACCTTTCACTCAATGTGTGTTCGTATTTTAAGACGTGATGTTGACTTGATTGGTTATAACAGTAATTTTACTATCTTAGACAGTTCTGAACAGCTAACTCTGATGAAACGAATTGTCAAAGAACTAAATGTGGACCCTAAAAAGTTTGAACCAAGAGCTATTTTGGGTAAAATTAGCCAAGCAAAAAATGAATTAAAGACCGCTGAAAGCTATGATGATTTCCAAGGAGATTATTTCCAAGGAATTGTTGCTAAAGCTTATAAAATGTATCAAAAAGAATTGCGTATGAATCAGTCAATGGACTTTGATGATTTGATTATGCTAACGATTCGTTTGTTTAATGAGCATCCAGATGTTTTGAAATTTTATCAAAATAAATTTCATTATATCCATGTCGATGAATATCAAGATACGAACCATGCACAATATACTTTAGTTAACATGTTAGCGGCACGCTTTAAAAATTTATGTGTCGTTGGAGATGCTGATCAAAGTATTTACGGTTGGCGTGGTGCGGATATGCAAAATATTTTGGATTTTGAAAAAGATTATCCACAAGCAAAAGTCGTACTATTAGAGCAAAATTACCGTTCAACTAAAAATATTTTAGAAGCGGCCAATAATGTGATTAATAATAATGACAATCGTCGTAAAAAAGACTTATGGACAGAAAATTCAGATGGTGAAAAAATCACTTATTATCGTGGACAAACAGAACGAGATGAAGCGCGTTTCATTGTGGAAAATATCCAAACACTAAAAGTACAAGAAAACTATACCAATGGTGATTTTGCGGTACTTTATCGCACGAACGCTCAGTCGCGTGCCGTTGAGGATATGTTTGTAAAATCTAATATTCCTTATACGATGGTCGGCGGTCATAAATTCTATGATCGTAAAGAAATTAAGGATATTATGGCTTACTTGCGTTTGATTTCTAACCCAATGGATTCGCTAAGTTTTGAACGTGTGGTCAATGAACCAAAGCGTGGTATAGGAGCAACATCGATTAATAAGTTAAGAGACTTTGCCTCTATCCATGAATGGAGTTTATTAGAAGCAGCAACAAATGTTGATTTGACCAATATTACAGGAAAAGCGTCAACGGAGCTGTATAAATTTTCGCAGTTAATCGCAGACTGCCAGAAGATGATTCCTTATATGACGGTGACAGAGTTAGTTGAAGAAATACTAAAACGCAGTGGTTACTCGGCAAGCCTTGTTGCACAAAATAATTTAGAAGCTGAAACCCGCTTAGAAAACTTGGATGAATTCTTAACAGTAACTAAGGAATTCGACAAACAATTTGTGGCTTCTGAAGAAGAACCTGATGAAATGAAATTAACGTTGTTCTTAAATGATTTAGCGTTAGTTTCTGATATTGATAATTTGGAAGAAGAGCAACAGTCTCAAGTAACGATGATGACTCTGCATGCCGCAAAAGGATTGGAATTTCCAGTAGTCTTTTTAATCGGAATGGAAGAAGGTCTGTTTCCTTCTCAACGTACGATGGATGAACCAGAGGGCTTAGAAGAGGAGCGTCGCTTGGCGTATGTCGGTATTACTCGAGCAGAGCGGAAATTATTTTTAACAAACAGCTCATCTCGTATGCTGTATGGCCGTACGCAAACCAATAGTCCGTCTCGTTTTATTCGTGAAATCAACCAAGACTTACTAGAAAGTGAAGGACAAGGAGTAGCTACTTATTATGGTGGGAATGCTACAACCTTTGCAAGTCAACGTTCTACCAGTGCCCCAAGAGGTTTTTCACAACGAAGTGTTCCAACCAATACAACGGCTAACCGTAGTATATATGGACAAAGAACAACTAAGCCAGTTAGTGATAAAAAAGAAACAGGTGGTGATCAGGCTGATTGGCGCTTAGGAGATAAAGTGATCCATAAAATGTGGGGAGAAGGAACAGTTGTGAAGGTGAATGGTTCACGCCAAGACTTGGAGCTAGATGTTGCTTTTCCATCACAAGGGATTAAACGTTTAATGGCTGCTTTTGCACCAATTAAGAAAAAGTAA